Proteins encoded together in one Prunus dulcis chromosome 3, ALMONDv2, whole genome shotgun sequence window:
- the LOC117622225 gene encoding uncharacterized protein At1g66480-like, with amino-acid sequence MGNTIGGRNKAKVMKISGETFKVKTPIRARDVVKDYPGHVLLNSEAVKHFGVRAKPLEPQQDLRPKKIYFLLQLPKFPEEEKQVPRRVRSGIQVSAKDRLECLMLSRRSVSXLTSVRAASAGSEGPVRMKVRVPRAQMVKLVEESNDDVEIAERIIELYMANNGGKVEADMAEEEGEQGVLRQRKPAGHGGIRVKDNLKPRHEKRVSFVPVEEGEILLDAAPQ; translated from the exons ATGGGGAACACAATTGGAGGAAGAAACAAAGCAAAGGTGATGAAGATCAGTGGGGAAACCTTCAAGGTCAAAACCCCAATAAGAGCAAGGGATGTGGTGAAGGACTATCCAGGCCATGTGCTATTGAACTCAGAAGCTGTAAAGCACTTTGGTGTGAGAGCAAAGCCATTGGAACCGCAACAAGACCTAAGGCCCAAGAAAATATACTTCCTACTACAACTGCCAAAGTTTCCAGAGGAAGAGAAACAAGTGCCGAGAAGAGTGCGTTCTGGCATTCAAGTGAGTGCCAAGGACAGGCTTGAGTGCCTGATGCTGTCTCGAAGGTCAGTTTCGGANCTTACGAGTGTCCGAGCCGCGTCGGCCGGCTCGGAAGGTCCGGTTAGGATGAAGGTTAGGGTGCCGAGGGCTCAAATGGTAAAATTGGTTGAAGAGAGCAATGATGATGTGGAAATTGCTGAGAGGATTATAGAGCTTTATATGGCTAATAATGGTGGGAAGGTGGAAGCGGACATGGCGGAGGAGGAGGGCGAACAAGGTGTTTTGCGGCAGCGGAAACCGGCCGGCCATGGTGGCATCAGAGTCAAAGACAACCTCAAGCCGCGGCATGAG AAGCGAGTGAGTTTTGTTCCTGTggaagaaggagaaattcTTTTAGATGCAGCTCCTCAATAG
- the LOC117622491 gene encoding uncharacterized protein LOC117622491: protein MTSGIGCVQCGTRSNPCRCKVVGPTLGCLCFLGAAIIEWPVGAFVYLFKHVKGRRIMAHPATVVYPKVSNAIPI from the coding sequence atgacGAGTGGAATTGGATGTGTGCAGTGTGGCACACGTAGCAACCCATGTAGGTGCAAGGTGGTGGGGCCTACCTTAGGGTGTTTATGCTTTCTTGGAGCTGCCATTATTGAATGGCCTGTTGGGGCTTTTGTTTACTTGTTCAAGCACGTCAAGGGGAGAAGAATCATGGCTCATCCGGCCACTGTTGTTTATCCGAAGGTCTCTAATGCCATTCCAATTTGA
- the LOC117622915 gene encoding uncharacterized protein LOC117622915, with protein MARPLAPSFSMASHHLFQHQSHFLFALIVFFSMFSLVIFLCASRKSKKSHKKKEEAITNSESKDAKFIAKLNSKISSKALAMAKMVSWRKMEAGEEDQKDDDDDDHSDEAVWRKSIIMGERCAPLNFSGKIDYDSDGNLQPESPDRNH; from the coding sequence ATGGCAAGGCCTCTTGCTCCAAGCTTCTCCATGGCCTCTCACCACTTGTTTCAACACCAATCACATTTTCTCTTCGCCCTCATTGTATTTTTCTCCATGTTTTCTCTCGTAATATTTCTCTGCGCTTCCCGCAAGAGTAAAAAATCACACAAGAAAAAGGAGGAAGCGATCACAAACTCCGAGTCGAAAGATGCAAAGTTCATTGCCAAGTTAAACAGCAAGATCAGTAGCAAAGCTCTGGCGATGGCGAAGATGGTTTCTTGGAGGAAGATGGAGGCAGgagaagaagatcaaaaagatgatgatgatgatgatcataGTGATGAAGCAGTTTGGAGGAAAAGCATAATTATGGGAGAACGTTGTGCTCCACTGAATTTTTCAGGGAAAATTGATTATGATTCTGATGGAAACCTGCAGCCCGAATCGCCTGACCGAAATCACTAA